The sequence below is a genomic window from Saccopteryx leptura isolate mSacLep1 chromosome 10, mSacLep1_pri_phased_curated, whole genome shotgun sequence.
CGTCCTTGACATACACGTCGACAATGACACACAGGTATACACGCGTGCACACAAACATGGAGTTTTGCCCTCACCTCTTTTCGTTGGAATAAGCTATTCTGGGCACTTAGACGCAGTCTCTTCGACTGGCATTAGCCTGTGCGCAGTTGATCCCTTGAAATACACGCCCTCAAAATCATGCATACCGCCAGGCATCAGGAAAGCAGACGGACAGATGGACACAAACGGTTTCAAAATCACACGCAGATTCTCAAATTTCAAGCACATCGTCATACGCACAACCCTAAAATTACACACGCACACAAGAAACACGCGTACAGGCACggacacacacagaaatacacacGCAGACACAGTACACACCCTCAAAATCCCACACACAAATATGCACAgtagacatacacacacaacaaGTGGGCGGACAGACCGACACCCTccaacacaggcacacacaccaaCATACACCACACCGACACACATACACCCAGAACCCCAAGAACACACGCTCACTCGCTGCCCCAGCGCCTGCCCCTCCCGCAGGATTCTTCTCAGGACGCCGGGGCAAGGGgcggagcaaggatggcctgccCCCAGGCACCCTACTGGCCTCACTCCCCAGGGATACTCACCCGGCCGACTGAGAGGACCCGGCTGGCTACCGCTGGCCGGGCCCCGCCCACGCGGAACCAGCAGCCAAACATCCCCGCGACCATGGCGCCGCCTTCGCCGCTCTGCAGGCTCCCGCCTGCTCTAGGCGGCGGAGAGCGAGGCCACCGAGGCGCGCTTGCGCAGTCCGCAGTGGCCAGCCTTGCGCCCAGTAACCCCGACGGAGGGAGGACTGGGGGCGGCGCCCCAAAGCCCGCATGCCCGGCCCCCATCCAGTTTTTCTGGACCGTTTTAGGCCTGACAGCCGTGGGAGAGCCATCCAGTTTATTTCCAGCAGAGCGTATCTCGTCTGTAAAGTGGGATTACTATAAGGGTTCTCTTAAGGACTCACCAAgccttagaacagtgcctggtaggGAGGCCTTGTTGCGCTGTGTAAACGCCAGATATTATTGTTACGCAGCAGCACTAGGGCTGGCTCAGCCACTTCCCTGACCTTACAGATACACACTCGCACACACGCGGTCAGAGCCCAGGGTGGCCTCCGGGCTCTTTCACATCTCTTCATGGCACCTAGCCTGTTTGGTGACACGTGACCGACGTCTGCACTGCCCTCAGGCTCAGGCACCATGTGGTGGCCTGGGACAGAGAAGCTGTGCTCGCGCGCGGGAGCGTGCAGGAGGCTCTGCACGCCACTCCTTTATTGGTCCTTTGCAAGGTAGGCAACCTCATACCCATTCTACAGGCAAGGACAGAGGCTCAGAGGCATTGGGAAAACCATCAAGGCTACCTGGCTGGGCACTGGCAGAACGTTGCACTCAAACCTGTTGGGTCTCAACTGCATGCCTGGTGTACAACTGTGGACCTGGGCAGTTcaggctggggatgggggagaagagggagcagCAGGGATGTGACTCCAAAGGAACCCTCCTTCTCAAGGAGCACCATGTGCATATGGGGCAGGTCGCTGAGGGTCTTGGGAAAGCACTCAGTCCAGTGCTTGGGGCACATAGGACCCGGGGCGGGGGCGTAGGGGGAggcttggggaaactgaggtcctgCAGTGGATTGTGGTCACAAGAGGGCGCCCCGGAGCACGGCCTAGCCACAACCCTGCTTCCCCGCCCCAGCCCCTCCCTTTTTCCCGCCCGAGGCCCCATTCCCAGCTAGCACTCGCCTGCCTTCCGTCTGAGCGAGCACACGCAGCTCCCCAGGTACTTACTCTGCGCACCCTGATCTTCTCTCTTTCCAGTTAGAACCCCCACCTACTCCCAGAGTCTCCCTTTCCCACTCGGCTCCCCAGCTTCCTTCCCTCGGGTTGTCCCCACCCTTCCGCGTGCGTCTTGCCAGGCCCGGCGAGCCAGCACTAAAGTCTTCGGAGGGGACAAAACGAGCCGGCGCTCGTGACGGCGTGCCTGAACCGCGGCGTCAGCGCGCGGCACATCCCGCGTCCCTTGCGGGCGGGAACTCCAAACCCTTCCAGACTTAGCGCTCCGGTTTCTGCTTCCAGAAAATGGGTGGTTTTCTTCattccctgccccctcctgcctGCGGTGCCAGCCTATGGCCGGTACAGTGCTTTGGAGAGGAAGAAGTTGATGAGCAAAATAGCTCCTTACTGATAATTTAGCAACTACCATGCTCTGTACTAAGTGCCAGGATGCCCAGTGTTTTACATGCTGGGATTCAATCACATCAGCCACCTTTGAGCTGAGTGCTATTGTATTGTCTCCATTTGTGGAGAAGGATACCAATGAGAACAATAATCATGTGATGCCCCAGTACTGAGTTTTTTTCCCAAGGGCATACACCCTCACTTGCcaattcttttttgcttttaaacttGGTAATTTGTTTTCGCacgcaagagagacagacagacctggacagacaagacaggaagggagatatgaagcatcaactcatagttgtggtaccttagttgttcattgattgctttctcatgtgttttGACCTGGCCTCCCGCCGAgccagaccttgggcttcaagccagcgaccttgggcttcaagcctgcaaccttggtgttttgaactcaatgtcccaggccaatgctctatccactgtaccacctcctggtcaggttctttttcttcttcccttctttctcttttccttttctttttttgagagaggcagggagagaaagagagacaggaatatcgagctgctcctgtatgggccctgacagGGTAATTAAACCGGCAACCCCTGcactctgggacaacactccaaccaaccgaactacctggccaaggcttaatttttattgatttttagaaagagagagaaagggagagagaggggagggggaagggaagcatctgttgttccactcagtcctgcattttttggttgcttcccatgtgtgccctgacttgggatcgaacccataaccttgttgtttcaggatgatgctcttaaccgactgagctaaccggccaggttAAACTTGGTAATTTCTTGAGATATAGGCTTTAATGACCCATGTTTCAGATAAGGAAGCTGAGGCTGAAGGCCACATGATTGAGTGAGTGGCTGAGTTCGGGGAGCCTCCGGGAGGCCTCCTTGGTGCTCCCTGGCACCCTGCTCCGTCTGGCAGCCTTCCTGCGCCACCTGGGCAGGTTGTTCTACGGCTCATCAGCCCGGCTTTGAACCGCAGGCGCTGCATCGGCACAGCAGCAGCATGGCGGGCGTGGAGCAGCGCGAGGGCACCATCCAGGTGCAGGGCCAGAGCCTCTTCTTCAGGGAGGTCCTGCCAGGCGGCGGGCAGGCTGCCCGATTCCCCGTGTTGCTGTTGCACGGGATCCGCTTCTCCTCCGAGACCTGGCAGACCCTGGGCACGCTGCAGAGGCTGGCCCAGGCCGGCTACCGGGCCGTGGCCATCGACCTGCCAGGTATTTCTGGGCAGGCTTTTGGACAGGGGTGGTGGGGACCTCCTGGGGGACCCAGCAGGGCTTGGGGCTGAGAGTCTGGAAGCAGTCAGCCGGGCTGGGGCACGCACAGTACACACTGCAAGGACTGTTAAGCTTCTCCagccttgcctgacctggtggtggcgcagtggatagagcgtcggactgggatgcggaaggacccaggttcgagaccccgaggtcgccagcttgagtgcgggctcatctggtttgagcgaggctcaccagcttggacccagggtcgctgggtccagcaaggggttgctcggtctgctgaaggcccgcggtcaaggcacatgtaagaaagcaatcaatgaacaactaaggtgttgcaacgggcaatgaaaaactaatgattgcctgaccaggcggtagctcagtggatagagcatcggactgggatgcagaggacctgggttcacgacccagaggtcgccagcttgagtgcgggctcatctggtttgaggaaaagcccaccagcttgaacctaaggtcgctggctggctccagcaaggggttactcggtctgctgaaggcccgcggtcaaggcacatatgagaaagcaatcaatgaacaactaaggtgttgcaacgggcaatgaaaaactaatgattgatccttctcatctctctccgttcctgtctgtctgtccctgtctatccctctctctgactcactctctatctctgtaaaaaataaataaataaataaaattaaaaaaacaaaaaagcttctcCAGCCTTGATCTGGAGGTTGCCGGGACACTGCGCTGCTGCTCTAACTGTTGCCTGGGACAGTCTCAGTGTCTccgagcctccatttcctcatctgcgaCGGGAGATAACCACACTCCTCTTGGGGGTTGGCTGTAGTGAGAATGGAATGATACCATCCATGTGATAATGTGGCCAGTACCAGACACAGAATAATTGGTGCTTAGCCAACCGGAAGTCAAGTATTTTGACGGAGCCATAAACGTAGGTTCTGTTTGAAGCTGAGGAGTGAGACTGAGTGTCCCAGCCGCTCTGGAGCAGTGCGGGTCCTGGTTGGTGGCTAAGCCACTGGTCAAGATCCCAGGTAGAAAGCCCTAAGCTGGCTTCTCTGGGAGGCAGGGGTAGCCTCAGACTGCCAGTCATAACCTGGACCAGTAGgccctgggcccaggtgccagGTGTGGAAGGGACTACCTGGCTGACCTGCGTCCCTCACTGGCCATGGCTGGTATGGTTTTAGTGCCCAACGAACGGGAGGCCTCCAGGCCTGGACAGGACTGGTTCTGACAGTGGGTTGGGCTGGGGTTTCAAGGCTAAGGTCTGGAGCTAATCTTTCTGGGGGAAGGAAGGGACTAACTGGAAGGGAGGTATGTATGTAGAACCAGCCCCTCAGCCACCATCTTACCTATCCTGCCATCCCTGGGACAGGTGCCCTGTGAGCAGTTAACTCACTTAGTTTTCACAACATTCTTAAATGGCAgatactttttttctccctttaacaGATGGGGAGACGAGGGGATTTTCCCAAGATCATGTAGATATTATTCAAAAAAATTGGGACTTGGATTCAGCTGTGTTGGACTGATTTTGGACTGATTCTTTCCAGAGCCCTATACCGCTAGGGGACATGGGCACAGGCAAGAGGGAAATACTTCATGCTTGCCACAGATAGGACAGATCTAGGCTGCTGTAGGAATAAACTTGGGCACACTGCATGTTGCAGGAACATGGCACAAACTAACctaggagggcttcctggaggaagggacCCTCTTCCTGTTTTCCTACTCATGGTTCTTGTCTTCTCTCTCCCACATGTAAATCCCTGCAGGCCTGGGGCGTTCCAAGGaagccacagcccctgcccctgtcgGGGAGCTGGTCCCCAGTGGCTTCCTGGCAGCTGTGATCAGTGCCTTGGACCTGGACGCCCCAGTTGTGATTAGCCCGTCGCTGAGCGGCATGTACTCCCTGCCCTTCCTCACGGCCCCTGACTCCAAGCTCCGAGGCTACGTGCCAGTGGCCCCCATCTGCACTGACAAAATCAGTGCTGCCGACTATGCCAGCGTGAAGGTACCCCACTGTGGGAGGTTGAGATGCCCCTGCCAGGAGCAAGAAAGAGTCCCTCTTGGGGCCTCTCCTTATCTGGGGGTCGGTTAGTCAAGGGGTAGCTTCTAGGAGGAGTTGAACCACCAAACTCCACCTTTTTGATTTACTTAAGACTACTGAGCCAAGCCTTGTGCCACACTGTGCTGGGACAGACACGACCCCACACCCCTGCCCCTTGGAAGCTGGCTACGCCCATCGCACAGGGCCAGAATGTCTCTCCCCCTCATCTGCAGTGACCCCAGGGAGAGACTGAAGTGATGGAGAGGGCTGAAGCTTagctctgggaggctggggctggtgTAGTGGGTCCCTGTTGACTctgcctcccttttctttctccagaCCACAGCTTTTATTGTCTATGGAGACCAGGACCCCCTGGGTCACACTGGCTTTGAGCATCTGAAGCAGCTGCCCAACCACCGGGTGTTTGTCATGAAGGGGGCGGGGCACACTTGTTACCTTGAAAAACCTGATGAGTGGCATGCAGGGCTGATGGACTTCCTGCAGGGGTTAGCATGAGGCCCAGCCCTGCTGTCGAGGGTGGGCTACTGGCCTGCCTGGGGTTCTCTCTCTCCATGCACATGCaacaggtgtatgtgtgtgtctgtctgggtGCTTGTCTTTTGGGGTCTGTttgtcttttcctctttctcttgcaGTGATACACTGAGGAAATGAAATCAAGAGAAAACAATTCAAGAATCAAGGAATGTGATCTGGTGGAGGGTAACCTATTAGATGAGCTTCTGCTATAGGCTTTCCTGCTCAGctctcacttctccctctgctctgcccagcccagccctcccaCCTCCTCCTTGGCTGCCCCCCACACGGGCAGGGCACGCACAGCCCCTACCTTTGCCCTTAGGCCACAGACACATACATTCCCACTTGAATGCTTACACAGGTACGTGCACCTGATTGACAAGCCTGCTCGGGGCAGCTTTGTATTGCCCGCACTGACACCCATGTTCTGTGCCTCCACATAAGCTCCAGGCATGTGTGCCCTCCCAACCGTACGGCACCCCACTGTTGGGGAAGGTGGGGACCCCAGGGACCAGTCCTTGCAGGAGATCCTCAGCCAGGCTTTGGGTGTGACCTACCCTGAACTCCACTCACCCACAGGTTGCAACTGACTTCACATCAGAACTGCCCCCCAGAGAGGACCACCCCTTTGCCCCACAGATCTCCCTGCTTTGCCCCCTCCTTGTGGATGCTCTACGGCTACGCCTTCCAGGTTATTAGGCCTGGGTCTTCTCAGCCAAGCTCCTTTCCTGCTCTGAGGttgggaggatggggaggagagtGGAGGTCGGGGAAATAAAGTGATGCAATTAGACCCCTCAGGCTCTTGCTGCCTCCAgagcgccgcccctcccccaccccttgggCCCGCCGCAGTGggcccctcccccatcctggcTGGACCAGATGGTCCCCCTGCCCTTTGTCCACCAGGCCagatggaggggaagggagattgGATTCCCTTTCCCACCCCCACACATCCAGGTGCCAAGAGACTCAgctgtggggggaggtggaggtcaGTGGGACCAGGCTGAGCCGATTAAGGAATAGAGGGGGAGGTAGATTTGCTCCCCCGGGGGCGGTGGCGGTGGGGAAAGCAGGGGGCCTGGGGACAactcggcctcctcctcctcttaccTATTCCCTACCACTGTACTCAACTGCGTCGACTCCCTTGCGACCCTAGCCCCAAAAAGAATTCGGGGGTAGCTTTGTGGGAACCATGGGCGGGCTGCCCGGGTTACACCGTTGTCAGGCTCCTCCGGCTGGTCCGGTAACCTGTCCTGGGCGGACGAGGGCCGGGCCTCGCCGAAGCCGTGGGTGGCTGCGGGGTGCGGGTCTCGGTGGGCGAGAGCCCCGCGCGGGGAAGGAGGGCGCAGGGCAGGAGAGCCGAGAGCCCGGCCCCGCGGAGGGTGGAAGCACGGGTTCCTAGGGACCCGAGTCGGAGCGCGGCTGGCGGCCGGGCCGAGGCCAGGGTGGGAACGCGGGGGGCTTGGCAGAGGCGCCGGGCGGGCGGCCCGGCCGAAGAAGGGTCGCGGGGCCGGGCGCAGCGCGGGCGGCACGGGAAGGACTGCGCCGCTTCTGGCCCGATCGCCTTGCGCCCCCCATTCCCGGCGGTCCGGAGCTCGGCGAGGGGAAGGCCGCCCAGCCCTCCCGGAAGCGGCCGCCGCGCGGGGCGCACCGCGGCGCGCGGGGCGGGGCAGGCGGCTGCGGCACTGGGGCGGCTGGGGCGGGCCCGCCGCGCTGTAATCGGAtccggggagggggcggggaggggccgggccgggcgggccagggggtgggggtgggggggcgcggAGCCGGGCTCCGGGCCGGCCGGGCTCCGCGCCTGTCAAACCCCTCATTGTTCGCAGCTGATGTCACTCGCAGTTGTGAGCGGCCGCCTCTCCCGGGGACAATGTGGGACTGAGCGGCCCAgccgccgcgccgccgccgctgccgccgcagGACAGCCCCAGCGAGGTAGGGCGCGGGCCGGGCGGGGCACCGCGGGCCGCGAAGTTTGGGGGTTCGGCCGGGGGGCGGGGAGCCGGCGCCGGAATGCACAGGCCGGGGTCCTGAGTTTGGGGGACTGGAAGACTGCGAGGAACACGGTCCCTGTTCCACACGGGCCTAGGCCAGCACAGTTGGGGGGCGCTGGGCAGCAGAGGAGCCCCCAACAGCGGGGAGGAGCTTCCTGGACCTGAGACCCCAGATTCGAGGCCCTCATCTCAcctgctgtttctgtttttttggaCCTGTTCTGCTTTCGACCTCCTGCCCCGGATTGTGGTTCTGTTCCAGCTCTGTCCCCATCTGCCATTGCCCTgcagttcctggctcagtacacACCCCTTCCCATTCTCTGCAGTCTCTGATGGGGCCGGACACAGACCCCCAAGCCAGGGGGGTGTGGAGATGACAGCTGGAGGCTCGCAGTGGTCCCTAGTGCCCTGTGGCTCTtcagcccctcagctctggcttGGCTTTCTAGTAGGCATCCTGGGGGCTTTGGGGGGGCTTTGGCTACTTACTTCAGCCTGGTCCTGGAGCCTGCCTGGTCAGAATAGGGAGGTGCCTGCCTCCTCACTCCCCTGTCCCAGGCCCGCCATCTTGAGACCTGTGGCACCCACTGCCCCACGtggccccagcgccctggggagTGGTCTTCACGGGATGGACCCGGGGCCAGTTGCATTCCCTCCTCCCAGAATGTGGACTGCTGGTTCCCACCAAGCCCAGGATGATCACCTTCATGCTGGACCAACCAGGCCTGTGTCCTCAGGGCCCTCCTTCCCCCACAAAGAGCTCTTAGAAACCCGGGACTTAACCTTAACTCCCGGCCCTCACTGTTTCTTGGGTTACTCTCCTTGCCTCAGGGCTGACACCTGGGTCCCCATCCTTTTTCCTCTGAAGGTCCCCTAGCCCTTCTGGGCCCTGGAACGCTCTCAGCCTCCAGGACGCCCccatcccagcccccaccccccggccTTCATCAGCATGCAGACTCAGGCTGCCTGAACACAAGGGGATTGTTCTTCCTGCATGctcagggtggggggctgggagcGGACGGCCCACACACCCTGCCAGGCCCAGGCCACGGGGAGGCTGGCTTTGCCCCGCCCTGTGTCCCCAGACAGGCTCTGTCCACCCTTCTTGCTCCCATCACTGCCCCCCCTCTGGGCTCCATCACCATTGCCCTGTGGCGCAGACCTCCTGGGGAAAGAGGTCTGAGCTACCTCGGTGGACCCTGGGTTCTCCCAGCTCCGCCAGTGGCTTCTCCTGTCGCCTTACCAAcaagccccttcctctctgggcctcaggctcCTCTCTTCTGAGGCCCTTTTAGCTGTGACATGCTGAGCTTGGCTTTGGGAAACTGATGCCACACCCGGGCTATTCCTCCAGCTCCTATTCCTCATGGGGAAACCTACTTTGGGCCCCCCGGAAGTCTCAAAGCACCGCACAAATCCCCCCACTCCACTGGCATGCCTGGGGAGCCCCTAGACCTAGAGAAACAGCAGGAACAGGGGCCGGGGGTGCTGGGAATCCCGTTCGGCAGACCCTGGCTCTCACGTGATTGGCCCCCCGCACCCTGGATCTTCTTGTCCCGCCCTCACCGCTCTTCTGAGACCCTTTGCCCCATCCCTGGTCCCTGACGCTTCAGACCCCATGAGCCCTCTCTTCTCCTTGCACACTGAGCCTGGTCCTGGCTCCTGTGGGAAGACAGGCTCCAAAATGCCCAACTGGGGCTCCTTCTAGTTGTAGACATATCTTTGGGGGCCCTAGAGGCCCGAGCGATGACATCTTACTTGGAAGGTGGGCAGGGGCTTCACAGGGAGGTAGCATCTGAGGACTCTATCAGAATGGGGAGGAAGGGCATTTCAAGCTGGGATCAGCCTGGGCAAAGGCCCAGAGGCCTGAAGGTGCTAGGCGTGTTTTGCGGCCTGCTgtgtgggggatggggtggggatgaGACAGGAGAAGTTGGCAGGGGACAGGTCCTGAAGGCCCTTGAGTCATGTCTATGGCAATCAACCTCCATTCTTTGAGCACCGAAGAGCCAAGGACGGCTGCTGGGCAGCCCAGTGAGCCGGTCTCCAGGATGGAGGATGGAAGCTAGAGACCTTTCTCAATCTGGGTGAGACAGTGCAGGATGGGTACCAGTGGGTGGGGCTGTGCCACAAACCCGCCCTTTCTTCCGGAGCACCCGCCTGGGCCCGGGCCTGCCTTGCTTTCCCCTGGCTGTGCGGATTCGGGGGGCAGTGCCTAATGGTGCTCTGAGAAGGTTGTTGTATTTCTGGTACCAAATTGTCAGAGCGTCGCTACTCCGTCTAGTCCTGAGTGCACAAGACGGCCCTGCGCTCAGAAccagaggctggggctggggaacCCTGGGCTGCTCCCCTGCAGGCCCCTCCGCCCCACATGCCCCCAAGAAGTGGGTATGGATGGCCATCCTGGGAGGCTGTAAGGCTGAGAGGCTGGGCACATGGGTCCAAGGATGCTGGGTCAGTTCTGTGGAGGCCCGGCTCATCACCAAGGGGGAGCATGCGGGAAGGCCAAGGACGGGGAGGCCAAAGCCCTCGGAGCCCCCAGGCCCGGTGTCCAGCCCCGGCCACGCCCTGCTCTGCTGGTCCCGGGCATTCCCTAGCATCACTGGGTGTGGCCAGCAATGGCTGCTTTTGGAATAGGTGTGGGAGGCTGCTGGgttagggggtgggggagctgaGGGATGCTGGGGGAGCCGAGGTAGGGGGTGCACTTGGAGGCTGGACCCCTCTCTCCCCCGAGCCCAGGTGGGTCTACAAGCCCGAGTTGGTCCAGATGCTCTGGCCAGCAGAGCGGAGGGAATCCCCCGAGGGGAGGGCCAGGCCACTCGAGCAGCCTGGGCCCAGgagccctcccctccccgggATTGTTCTTGCTCCAGAACAAAGCCTGGGTGGACACTTGATCCCTGCATGTAGGGGGAGCTGGCTAAGCCCCCAGCCCTTTGATTGGGCAGCTGTcatgagagagagacagctgggggggaggggcaggaaggggcagcCACCATCGCTTACACAGCTGtcacccccccacaccctctccagcctgAGTGGCAGGAAGCCAGGGACAGAAGGAGTGGGCACTGGTCTGGGGAGGGGgtctggggggcaggggggaacaCACAGAGGTCGGAGGCCTGGTCTAAGCTGGGTGTGTTCTGCCAGGGAGCCCTGCTGACTCGAGGGGGCTGGCTGCCCCCAGAGGTGAGCTGGAGGTCAGTGTGGCATGAGGCGTGGCTACCCTGTGGATGGCCCAGCAGGGACCTAGGACCCACCAGGCTGGGGCAGCGAGTAACTCCCCGTAGTCCCAGTGAGGGCAGAAGGGGAGCCAGTATGCCTAATCGGCTGCTTGTTCTGAGGGCCCCTCGGAGAGGAGTTTGGGCAACCTGTGTAGGATCCCTTGTTCCTTGTTCTCCTAAAGACAGGAAAGACCTTGGGGTCCCTCAGAACAGGAAGGACACAAAGACACCAGcaactccctccctgccccccccacctGGGCACGTGAGTGTACACCCACAGAGCACAGGTGGGTAAACTGAGGTCCAGGTCAGGCGAAGGCCTGGCCAAGGTCACCCACTGAATTTGGGGCAGTGGGGCTCTACCACAGACCTTACCCTTTTCCGGGCAGGAGCCCCAGTTCTGGCCACGTTCCAGCCCTTCTGATCTGTTTTTCCCGGGGTTTGGGCCCCCAGGAGGTGATGTGGAAATGGTAGGAGGACGATGTCAGGCCTCCCACCAGTTGTCACCTCAAAGGGGTTCCTGTGCCCCTGAAAATCCTGTCACTTAGGACCAGGGCTGTAGGCAAGTCGTTAGTCCTTCCTAAACACAACCCACGTCTGCTCGCCAGGCAGGGGACTCAGAGACTACTAAAGCCTGCTCCCCACCTCTGAAGAGTCCCCTCCTCCAAAAAGAGGACTCACAGACTCATATGGGACATACGGAAAGGGACGGCAGAGGGGACCTATGGCCAATCAGGACCTTGCTGGTCCTGCCACGCCCCAgctccctgtgaccttgggcaggttacaAGACCCTCTGTAGGCATGAGGTTCCCGTCCTGCTTGGTGAATTCACCTGTCCAGCTAGCCAGTGTGTTCTGAGTGCCTTATCTGGCCCGAGCTCTGGGGACACAGGAAGGTGTCAGCCCTGGCTCCTGCTGTGAGGAGCTCCTGGGCTGGCTGTCCGGGAGGCGGACACCGAGCACATTGTCACCAGGGCTCCGCGGGGGACATGCCGGCTGCTGGGGGAAGGCTCACAAGGGCAGCCAGCACGAGGCCGGCTAGGATGCCCACAGAGCCTAGTCCCTGTGGCCACAGTTGACCTCTGATCTCTGGAGAGCCTCTGGGTGAAGGAGAATGGAGGAGGCGCAACTTCCGGGGAGGCAACAGTTACTGGATGCTTGGGGGGACAGGGTTGTCACCCCGattgtacagatgaagaaacaagcCTCATACCATGCCGTGGCTTTCTCAGGCTTCCTGGGAAAGAGCCCAGCTCGGGGCCATCCTtccg
It includes:
- the ABHD14B gene encoding putative protein-lysine deacylase ABHD14B isoform X2; this translates as MAGVEQREGTIQVQGQSLFFREVLPGGGQAARFPVLLLHGIRFSSETWQTLGTLQRLAQAGYRAVAIDLPGLGRSKEATAPAPVGELVPSGFLAAVISALDLDAPVVISPSLSGMYSLPFLTAPDSKLRGYVPVAPICTDKISAADYASVKTTAFIVYGDQDPLGHTGFEHLKQLPNHRVFVMKGAGHTCYLEKPDEWHAGLMDFLQGLA
- the ABHD14B gene encoding putative protein-lysine deacylase ABHD14B isoform X1 — its product is MWASNALASVPTRQGFPAVPSLCWAWATWARIQALHRHSSSMAGVEQREGTIQVQGQSLFFREVLPGGGQAARFPVLLLHGIRFSSETWQTLGTLQRLAQAGYRAVAIDLPGLGRSKEATAPAPVGELVPSGFLAAVISALDLDAPVVISPSLSGMYSLPFLTAPDSKLRGYVPVAPICTDKISAADYASVKTTAFIVYGDQDPLGHTGFEHLKQLPNHRVFVMKGAGHTCYLEKPDEWHAGLMDFLQGLA